One Curtobacterium herbarum genomic window carries:
- the sucC gene encoding ADP-forming succinate--CoA ligase subunit beta has translation MDLFEYQARDLFESYGVPVLQGIIADTPEQAKAAAEQIGGVVVVKAQVKVGGRGKAGGVKVAKTPDEAFAHAQAILGLDIKGHTVQRVMVAQGADIAEEFYFSVLLDRANRSYLSLVSVEGGMEIEQLAVEKPEALARVEVNPLTGINQEAGEAIARQAGFPDELVERVAGVFVKLYDVFAGEDATLVEVNPLVRTGDGQIVALDGKVTLDENADFRHENHKALEDTASEDPLEAKAKAHGLNYVKLDGQVGVIGNGAGLVMSTLDVVAYAGERHGGVKPANFLDIGGGASAEVMANGLDVILGDPQVKSVFVNVFGGITACDAVANGIVAALGILGDAATKPLVVRLDGNNVEEGRRILAEAAHPLVTVAATMDDAAEKAAELAAAAA, from the coding sequence GTGGATCTTTTCGAGTACCAGGCCAGGGACCTCTTCGAGTCCTACGGCGTCCCTGTGCTGCAGGGCATCATCGCCGACACCCCAGAGCAGGCGAAGGCCGCAGCCGAGCAGATCGGCGGCGTGGTCGTCGTCAAGGCGCAGGTGAAGGTCGGCGGCCGCGGCAAGGCCGGCGGCGTCAAGGTCGCGAAGACCCCGGACGAGGCCTTCGCGCACGCGCAGGCGATCCTCGGCCTCGACATCAAGGGCCACACCGTGCAGCGTGTGATGGTCGCCCAGGGCGCCGACATCGCCGAGGAGTTCTACTTCTCGGTGCTCCTCGACCGTGCGAACCGTTCGTACCTGTCGCTCGTCAGCGTCGAGGGCGGCATGGAGATCGAGCAGCTCGCGGTCGAGAAGCCCGAGGCGCTCGCCCGGGTCGAGGTGAACCCGCTGACCGGTATCAACCAAGAAGCGGGCGAGGCCATCGCACGCCAGGCCGGCTTCCCCGACGAACTCGTCGAGCGGGTCGCCGGCGTGTTCGTGAAGCTCTACGACGTCTTCGCGGGCGAGGACGCCACCCTGGTCGAGGTCAACCCCCTCGTCCGCACGGGTGACGGCCAGATCGTCGCACTCGACGGCAAGGTCACCCTCGACGAGAACGCCGACTTCCGGCACGAGAACCACAAGGCGCTCGAGGACACCGCCAGCGAGGACCCGCTCGAGGCCAAGGCGAAGGCCCACGGCCTGAACTACGTCAAGCTCGACGGCCAGGTCGGCGTCATCGGCAACGGCGCGGGGCTGGTCATGTCGACCCTCGACGTCGTCGCCTACGCCGGTGAGCGCCACGGCGGCGTGAAGCCCGCCAACTTCCTCGACATCGGCGGCGGCGCCTCGGCAGAGGTGATGGCCAACGGCCTCGACGTCATCCTCGGCGACCCGCAGGTGAAGAGCGTCTTCGTGAACGTCTTCGGCGGCATCACCGCCTGCGACGCCGTCGCGAACGGCATCGTCGCCGCGCTGGGCATCCTCGGCGACGCGGCCACCAAGCCGCTCGTCGTCCGCCTGGACGGCAACAACGTGGAAGAGGGCCGACGGATCCTGGCGGAGGCAGCGCACCCGCTCGTCACCGTCGCCGCGACCATGGACGACGCGGCCGAGAAGGCCGCCGAACTCGCCGCTGCCGCGGCCTGA
- a CDS encoding cell division protein PerM — protein sequence MNRLGTALLAVIEAIVTVGVGVGIALVPLTLLWAFEYGLQVDWDVFWTAAGNVWLIGHGVDVSFSLGAAAAKATGLSGASAPIGVSVAALGFAVVTAWLGARAGRRFAETEHRVTGILVGTAAVAVLGLLVALSSTSAATHPTVWQAVVSPALWFGIPAIVAAEVCRRRRGLAADPVTAQIVTLVDRIPSVWRVVVGFGLRAGTVATACVVAVAAVLVGLVLLVSFAEVITLYERSHAGLVGGFALTVGQLAFIPDFVAWATAWLVGPGFAIGTGSAVSPIGTALGPVPAIPVLGALPTSGHTFGLAWILVPVVAGFAVGGLMRPRLVRLLGTADSALYRALGGVVTGLVAGGVIGGLAWLSSGSVGPGRLAEVGPHVWSVGAFAALEIGLPAVVALAIGSDLVRLPERSWIGERWHEAEGDLAAADATEEHGSLIAALDSAGAGRTTDVHRFSVDEQHDPVTKAHAADADRDRREPESGTSGKLGTAAKPDVPDVPQPSEPEPDRVQPAVTDVDLPDWARADAVAAERLDDRAGTAASDRHEHGLGARAGEAVGSVRARLRAAASGARNRAGDLRDRADDLRHRAGSAGSAGSAGSAADGGGAGTAGRSTPRVADPASADVAAGPAEGRQGPPVPRTDEQPAFPWSTEEFVAGRDDVDPAPPARPAPRSAAWDSTDQIPEDELPWWRKPKDDDGA from the coding sequence ATGAACCGCCTGGGAACCGCGCTGCTCGCCGTGATCGAAGCGATCGTGACGGTGGGCGTCGGCGTGGGCATCGCGCTCGTCCCGCTCACCCTGCTGTGGGCGTTCGAGTACGGGCTGCAGGTCGACTGGGACGTGTTCTGGACCGCCGCCGGCAACGTCTGGCTGATCGGGCACGGCGTCGACGTGTCGTTCAGCCTCGGTGCCGCCGCCGCGAAGGCGACCGGGCTGTCCGGGGCCTCCGCGCCGATCGGGGTGAGCGTCGCCGCCCTCGGGTTCGCCGTCGTCACCGCCTGGCTGGGGGCCCGCGCCGGACGTCGGTTCGCCGAGACCGAGCACCGTGTGACCGGCATCCTGGTCGGCACCGCTGCCGTCGCCGTCCTCGGACTCCTGGTGGCACTGAGTTCGACCAGCGCGGCCACACACCCCACCGTCTGGCAGGCCGTCGTCTCCCCGGCGCTCTGGTTCGGGATCCCGGCGATCGTCGCCGCCGAGGTCTGCCGCCGACGCCGAGGCCTCGCCGCCGACCCCGTCACCGCGCAGATCGTCACCCTGGTCGACCGGATCCCCAGCGTGTGGCGGGTCGTCGTCGGCTTCGGCCTCCGCGCGGGCACGGTCGCGACGGCGTGTGTCGTGGCGGTCGCCGCGGTGCTCGTCGGCCTCGTGCTGCTGGTGTCCTTCGCCGAGGTCATCACCCTCTACGAGCGCTCGCACGCCGGACTGGTCGGCGGCTTCGCCCTGACCGTCGGGCAGCTCGCGTTCATCCCCGACTTCGTCGCCTGGGCCACGGCCTGGCTCGTCGGCCCGGGCTTCGCGATCGGCACCGGCTCGGCCGTGTCGCCGATCGGCACCGCACTCGGCCCGGTGCCGGCGATCCCCGTCCTCGGGGCGCTGCCGACCTCCGGGCACACGTTCGGCCTGGCCTGGATCCTGGTCCCCGTCGTCGCGGGCTTCGCGGTCGGCGGGCTGATGCGGCCGCGCCTGGTGCGGTTGCTCGGCACGGCCGACTCGGCGCTGTACCGGGCGCTCGGCGGGGTGGTGACCGGACTCGTCGCCGGGGGCGTCATCGGCGGGCTCGCCTGGCTGTCGTCGGGCTCCGTCGGGCCCGGGCGTCTCGCCGAGGTCGGTCCGCACGTCTGGTCGGTCGGCGCCTTCGCCGCGCTCGAGATCGGCCTGCCCGCCGTCGTCGCGCTCGCGATCGGCAGCGACCTGGTCCGGCTGCCCGAACGCTCGTGGATCGGCGAACGGTGGCACGAGGCCGAGGGCGACCTCGCCGCGGCCGATGCGACCGAGGAGCACGGCTCGTTGATCGCCGCGCTCGACTCCGCCGGAGCCGGGCGGACCACCGACGTCCACCGCTTCTCGGTCGACGAGCAACACGACCCGGTGACGAAGGCGCACGCGGCCGATGCGGACCGCGATCGACGCGAACCGGAATCCGGCACGTCCGGGAAGCTCGGCACGGCCGCGAAGCCCGACGTGCCCGACGTCCCGCAGCCGTCCGAGCCCGAGCCCGACCGCGTCCAGCCCGCCGTCACCGACGTCGACCTCCCCGACTGGGCGCGCGCCGACGCCGTCGCCGCCGAGCGGCTCGACGACCGGGCCGGAACCGCGGCGAGCGACCGCCACGAACACGGACTGGGCGCCCGGGCCGGCGAGGCCGTCGGCAGCGTCCGGGCACGCCTCCGGGCTGCGGCGTCCGGTGCCAGGAACCGGGCCGGAGACCTGCGTGACCGTGCGGACGACCTGCGCCACCGTGCCGGGAGCGCCGGGAGCGCCGGGAGCGCCGGGAGCGCCGCGGACGGCGGCGGCGCCGGCACCGCCGGGCGATCGACGCCGCGGGTGGCGGACCCGGCGTCCGCGGACGTCGCAGCAGGTCCTGCGGAAGGGCGGCAGGGGCCTCCCGTCCCGCGCACGGACGAACAGCCAGCCTTCCCGTGGAGCACCGAGGAGTTCGTCGCCGGTCGCGACGACGTCGATCCGGCACCGCCGGCGCGACCGGCGCCGCGGTCGGCGGCCTGGGACTCGACGGACCAGATCCCCGAGGACGAGCTGCCCTGGTGGCGGAAGCCGAAGGACGACGACGGAGCCTGA
- a CDS encoding NUDIX hydrolase: MTGAAPAAVRDQPLIAVDVVLVAFDGAGNAAGPGGLRVATAGRRYEPFVGREALPGVLLDGPELLADGARRALRTKTGVDAAAVRHLAQIGAFDGPERDPRSAAISIAFLAVTAGSTPVDDAVRWHDAADLPLGLPFDHDRIIQAALDHARTRLWSDGPLTRALLGERFTTPDAARLVVALTGVTPDAGNLNRALRTNPALTRLDPATRPVARSAAGRAGRPPAAWTWTG, encoded by the coding sequence GTGACCGGGGCCGCCCCGGCGGCGGTCCGCGACCAGCCGCTCATCGCCGTGGACGTCGTCCTCGTCGCGTTCGACGGCGCGGGTAACGCAGCGGGGCCGGGCGGTCTCCGGGTCGCCACCGCCGGGCGGCGGTACGAACCGTTCGTCGGACGGGAGGCCCTGCCCGGCGTCCTGCTGGACGGTCCGGAACTCCTCGCCGACGGTGCGCGACGCGCCCTGCGGACCAAGACCGGGGTGGACGCGGCGGCGGTCCGGCACCTCGCCCAGATCGGCGCGTTCGACGGACCCGAGCGGGACCCGCGGAGCGCCGCGATCAGCATCGCGTTCCTCGCCGTCACCGCCGGGTCGACCCCGGTGGACGACGCCGTCCGGTGGCACGACGCGGCGGACCTGCCGCTCGGACTGCCGTTCGACCACGACCGGATCATCCAGGCGGCGCTCGACCACGCCCGGACCCGGCTCTGGTCGGACGGGCCGCTGACCAGGGCGCTGCTCGGCGAGCGGTTCACCACACCGGACGCCGCACGGCTCGTCGTCGCCCTGACCGGGGTGACGCCGGACGCGGGCAACCTCAACCGGGCGCTGCGGACGAACCCGGCGCTGACCCGCCTGGACCCCGCGACCCGGCCGGTCGCCCGGTCCGCGGCCGGGCGGGCGGGTCGTCCCCCGGCAGCCTGGACGTGGACGGGCTGA
- a CDS encoding pyridoxine/pyridoxamine 5'-phosphate oxidase encodes MSASLSGDDSLHLPEFDAPPASPLDLARLWLDQAGDHEVSEPLSMTLATAGADGRVSARTVDVKRIEDRGLVFGTSAESPKGRQLAENPHAALQVYWRETMQQLRFEGRVVQLSAEESDALFADRSPKSRAATAIADQSAVLEPRTLQDLIDDANELLADSDDDVPRPAEWDAWRLEPDTVEFWHGSRDRMHRRLQYVHADGTWTATRLQP; translated from the coding sequence ATGTCTGCTTCGCTGTCCGGGGACGATTCCCTGCACCTGCCCGAGTTCGACGCGCCTCCGGCATCACCGCTCGACCTCGCGCGGCTCTGGCTCGACCAGGCCGGTGACCACGAGGTGTCCGAGCCGCTGTCGATGACGCTCGCGACCGCGGGCGCCGACGGCCGGGTCAGCGCCCGGACCGTCGACGTCAAGCGGATCGAGGACCGCGGGCTGGTGTTCGGCACCTCCGCCGAGAGCCCGAAGGGCCGCCAGCTCGCCGAGAACCCGCACGCCGCCCTGCAGGTGTACTGGCGCGAGACGATGCAGCAGCTCCGCTTCGAGGGCCGGGTCGTGCAGCTGTCCGCCGAGGAGTCCGACGCCCTGTTCGCCGACCGGTCGCCGAAGTCCCGCGCCGCCACCGCGATCGCCGACCAGTCCGCCGTGCTCGAACCGCGGACGCTGCAGGACCTCATCGACGACGCCAACGAGCTGCTCGCCGACTCCGACGACGACGTGCCCCGGCCGGCGGAGTGGGACGCGTGGCGCCTGGAGCCCGACACCGTGGAGTTCTGGCACGGCAGCCGCGACCGGATGCACCGCCGCCTGCAGTACGTGCACGCGGACGGCACCTGGACGGCGACGCGGCTGCAGCCGTAG
- a CDS encoding ribose-phosphate pyrophosphokinase has product MAVELSTRTRSGQPTTPTFTTMRFPAGEAHVKVAAGPDESADTPATHTPAADLVEVATLRGTSGDDLLMLGMWADAVRQRGSRSVALVPYLPGARQDRGLPFGAKVYADVLNGFHIDQVIAFDPHSPVIVGLVENLTVVASDRIVRDEVVGAPGTEQRYQGIIAPDAGAVARATATADACGLPVYRAGKHRNPDTGKLDGFSCEPLPDTGRFLVVDDICDGGGTFMGLAGSTGLPKERLGLWVSHGVFSGRAAQLADHFGEVVTTDSYPAQNAIEGLRTVPLTPYLTEEIR; this is encoded by the coding sequence ATGGCAGTCGAACTCAGCACCCGGACCCGCTCCGGCCAGCCGACCACCCCGACGTTCACCACCATGCGGTTCCCCGCCGGTGAAGCACACGTCAAGGTCGCCGCCGGTCCCGACGAGTCGGCGGACACCCCCGCGACCCACACACCGGCGGCAGACCTCGTCGAGGTCGCGACCCTCCGCGGCACGAGCGGCGACGACCTCCTCATGCTCGGCATGTGGGCGGACGCGGTCCGGCAGCGCGGCTCCCGCTCCGTCGCCCTGGTCCCGTACCTGCCCGGTGCCCGCCAGGACCGGGGCCTGCCGTTCGGCGCGAAGGTCTACGCGGACGTCCTCAACGGGTTCCACATCGACCAGGTGATCGCGTTCGACCCGCACTCGCCGGTCATCGTCGGCCTGGTCGAGAACCTCACCGTGGTGGCCAGCGACCGCATCGTCCGCGACGAGGTCGTCGGCGCACCCGGCACCGAGCAGCGCTACCAGGGCATCATCGCCCCGGACGCCGGCGCGGTCGCCCGGGCCACCGCGACCGCCGACGCCTGCGGCCTGCCGGTCTACCGCGCCGGCAAGCACCGCAACCCGGACACCGGCAAGCTCGACGGCTTCAGCTGCGAGCCGCTGCCCGACACCGGCCGGTTCCTGGTCGTCGACGACATCTGCGACGGCGGCGGCACCTTCATGGGCCTCGCGGGCAGCACCGGACTGCCGAAGGAGCGCCTGGGCCTCTGGGTCTCGCACGGCGTGTTCTCCGGCCGGGCCGCACAGCTCGCCGACCACTTCGGCGAGGTCGTCACCACCGACTCGTACCCCGCGCAGAACGCCATCGAGGGCCTGCGCACCGTCCCCCTGACCCCGTACCTCACCGAGGAGATCCGATGA
- a CDS encoding oxygenase MpaB family protein has protein sequence MTGRRTGGPERDVRRASRPSPGHDQGDRDPALRRFLADSTPVVAGGRAILLQIADPVVAAGVRRHSDFARRPQQRLAHTLMYVYAVVVGTPADAAVAAAFVTHAHRPVTGADDPDRQLWVAATLVDSAIRTHRLLGSPVDDARAEDVLRAYMPIATALRVPAERWPDSMPAFERYWASALAQLRVTDDARGVVRDLLHPRFAPAWVRVAMPVVRVVTVGMLPAPVRTQYGFPWGPREVRRFRRTVAGLRLLRAVLPGALLRLPGPLLIRAMHRTARRYPAR, from the coding sequence GTGACCGGACGACGGACGGGAGGCCCGGAGCGCGACGTGCGCCGGGCCTCCCGTCCGTCCCCTGGTCACGACCAGGGCGACCGCGACCCGGCGCTCCGCCGGTTCCTCGCCGACAGCACGCCTGTCGTGGCGGGCGGCCGCGCGATCCTGCTGCAGATCGCCGACCCGGTGGTGGCGGCGGGTGTCCGGCGCCACTCGGACTTCGCGCGTCGCCCGCAGCAGCGCCTGGCACACACCCTGATGTACGTCTACGCGGTCGTGGTCGGCACCCCCGCGGACGCTGCCGTCGCGGCCGCGTTCGTGACGCACGCGCACCGGCCGGTGACCGGCGCCGACGACCCGGACCGGCAGCTGTGGGTCGCCGCGACCCTCGTGGACTCCGCGATCCGGACGCACCGCCTGCTCGGCAGCCCCGTCGACGACGCCCGGGCCGAGGACGTGCTCCGGGCGTACATGCCGATCGCGACCGCACTGCGGGTCCCGGCCGAGCGCTGGCCGGACTCGATGCCCGCGTTCGAGCGGTACTGGGCGTCGGCGCTCGCGCAGCTCCGCGTCACCGACGACGCCCGCGGTGTCGTCCGCGACCTGCTGCACCCGCGGTTCGCGCCGGCGTGGGTACGCGTCGCGATGCCAGTGGTCCGGGTCGTCACGGTGGGGATGCTGCCGGCGCCGGTCCGGACGCAGTACGGCTTCCCGTGGGGCCCGCGGGAGGTCCGACGCTTCCGCCGGACCGTGGCGGGCCTCCGGCTGCTCCGCGCGGTGCTGCCCGGTGCGCTGCTGCGGCTGCCGGGGCCGCTGCTCATCCGGGCCATGCACCGCACCGCCCGCCGGTACCCGGCGCGCTGA
- the sucD gene encoding succinate--CoA ligase subunit alpha codes for MSIFLNKDSKVIVQGITGGEGTKHTALMLKAGTQVVGGVNARKAGTTVTHGDVELPVFGSVREAIDTTAADVSIVFVPPAFAKDAVMEAIDAEIPLVVVITEGIPVQDSAEFWAHAKALGAKTRIIGPNCPGIITPGESLVGITPATITGKGPIGLVSKSGTLTYQMMYELRDLGFSTAIGIGGDPVVGTTHIDALAAFEADPETEAIVMIGEIGGDAEERAAEYIKAHVTKPVVGYVAGFTAPEGKTMGHAGAIVSGSAGTAEAKKQALEAAGVKVGKTPSETAALLREVVAAK; via the coding sequence ATGTCGATCTTCCTCAACAAGGACTCCAAGGTCATCGTCCAGGGCATCACGGGCGGTGAGGGCACCAAGCACACCGCCCTCATGCTCAAGGCCGGCACGCAGGTCGTCGGCGGTGTCAACGCCCGCAAGGCCGGCACGACCGTCACCCACGGCGACGTCGAACTGCCGGTCTTCGGCTCGGTGCGCGAAGCCATCGACACCACCGCTGCCGACGTCTCGATCGTGTTCGTGCCGCCGGCGTTCGCGAAGGACGCCGTGATGGAGGCCATCGACGCCGAGATCCCGCTGGTCGTCGTCATCACCGAGGGCATCCCCGTGCAGGACTCCGCCGAGTTCTGGGCGCACGCCAAGGCCCTCGGCGCGAAGACCCGCATCATCGGGCCGAACTGCCCGGGCATCATCACCCCGGGGGAGTCGCTCGTGGGCATCACCCCGGCGACGATCACCGGCAAGGGCCCGATCGGTCTCGTGTCGAAGTCGGGCACCCTGACCTACCAGATGATGTACGAGCTGCGTGACCTGGGCTTCTCGACCGCCATCGGCATCGGCGGCGACCCGGTCGTCGGGACGACGCACATCGACGCGCTCGCCGCGTTCGAGGCCGACCCTGAGACCGAGGCCATCGTCATGATCGGCGAGATCGGCGGCGACGCCGAAGAGCGCGCGGCCGAGTACATCAAGGCGCACGTCACCAAGCCGGTCGTCGGCTACGTCGCGGGCTTCACCGCGCCGGAGGGCAAGACGATGGGCCACGCCGGCGCGATCGTGTCCGGTTCCGCCGGTACCGCCGAGGCGAAGAAGCAGGCGCTCGAGGCCGCCGGCGTCAAGGTCGGCAAGACGCCGTCCGAGACGGCGGCGCTGCTGCGCGAGGTCGTCGCGGCGAAGTAG
- a CDS encoding nicotinate phosphoribosyltransferase, translating to MTNTTNTTTGLEPRITTASPIAPLLAVDGYKHSHRQLYPEGTTRILINWTNRSNAHMPDSTHAVVFGLQAFVQRYLVEAWASFFAADEDLVCDLFQQALEGYFGPNSIGVDHVRALHRLGYLPLEIRALPEGTLAPIGVATLTVENTVDAFSWLPNYIETALSASIWHPSTVATKALEYRDLMEEWAERTGADPASIDFAAHDFSFRGQTSIESAAASGAGHLLSFLGTDSMPTLDHIARYYPGDNGWVAASVPATEHSVMCVRGADGELETFRQILDVYPTGVVSAVSDGFDLFKVLTEVLPQLKDRITARDGKLVIRPDSGDPVDIVTGTVHGVDEAELFAADRSDEQKGVVELLDELFGHTVNERGYKVLDQHIGVIYGDSITLDRARRIYERLAAKGYASDNVVLGIGSYTYQFMTRDNLGSAVKATWALVNGEPVDIQKDPKTGSGKKSAKGRIALHRDATGEIRQTDQATPEDEATSLLQPVWVDGRFTVLQSFADVRETLRRERADRAARRAAAAGTDPVAATA from the coding sequence ATGACGAACACCACGAACACCACCACCGGCCTCGAGCCGCGCATCACCACCGCCAGCCCGATCGCCCCGCTCCTGGCCGTCGACGGCTACAAGCACTCGCACCGCCAGCTCTACCCCGAGGGCACCACGCGGATCCTCATCAACTGGACGAACCGGTCGAACGCCCACATGCCGGACTCGACGCACGCCGTCGTCTTCGGGCTGCAGGCCTTCGTGCAGCGGTACCTGGTCGAAGCGTGGGCGTCGTTCTTCGCCGCCGACGAGGACCTGGTCTGCGACCTCTTCCAGCAGGCGCTCGAGGGCTACTTCGGCCCGAACTCCATCGGCGTCGACCACGTCCGCGCCCTGCACCGGCTCGGCTACCTGCCGCTCGAGATCCGCGCCCTGCCCGAGGGCACCCTCGCCCCGATCGGCGTCGCGACCCTGACCGTCGAGAACACCGTCGACGCGTTCTCCTGGCTGCCGAACTACATCGAGACCGCCCTGTCGGCGTCGATCTGGCACCCGTCCACCGTCGCCACGAAGGCGCTGGAGTACCGGGACCTGATGGAGGAGTGGGCCGAGCGCACCGGCGCCGACCCGGCGAGCATCGACTTCGCCGCCCACGACTTCTCGTTCCGCGGGCAGACCAGCATCGAGTCCGCCGCCGCGTCCGGCGCCGGACACCTGCTCTCGTTCCTCGGCACCGACTCGATGCCGACGCTCGACCACATCGCCCGCTACTACCCCGGCGACAACGGCTGGGTGGCGGCGAGCGTGCCGGCGACCGAGCACAGCGTGATGTGCGTCCGCGGTGCCGACGGGGAGCTCGAGACCTTCCGGCAGATCCTCGACGTGTACCCGACCGGCGTCGTGTCGGCGGTCAGCGACGGCTTCGACCTGTTCAAGGTCCTGACCGAGGTGCTCCCGCAGCTCAAGGACCGCATCACCGCCCGCGACGGCAAGCTCGTGATCCGCCCCGACTCCGGCGACCCGGTCGACATCGTCACCGGCACCGTGCACGGCGTCGACGAGGCCGAGCTCTTCGCCGCCGACCGCAGCGACGAGCAGAAGGGCGTCGTGGAACTGCTCGACGAGCTGTTCGGCCACACCGTCAACGAGCGCGGCTACAAGGTCCTCGACCAGCACATCGGCGTCATCTACGGCGACAGCATCACCCTCGACCGGGCCCGCCGCATCTACGAGCGTCTCGCCGCGAAGGGGTACGCCAGCGACAACGTGGTGCTCGGCATCGGGTCGTACACGTACCAGTTCATGACCCGCGACAACCTCGGCAGCGCGGTCAAGGCGACCTGGGCACTGGTGAACGGCGAACCGGTCGACATCCAGAAGGACCCGAAGACCGGCAGCGGCAAGAAGAGCGCGAAGGGCCGCATCGCCCTGCACCGCGACGCGACCGGCGAGATCCGGCAGACCGACCAGGCCACGCCGGAGGACGAGGCGACCAGCCTGCTCCAGCCGGTGTGGGTCGACGGGCGGTTCACGGTCCTCCAGTCCTTCGCCGACGTCCGCGAGACCCTCCGCCGCGAACGGGCCGACCGCGCCGCCCGTCGCGCAGCTGCCGCCGGCACCGACCCGGTGGCGGCGACCGCGTGA